A portion of the Stigmatella aurantiaca DW4/3-1 genome contains these proteins:
- a CDS encoding type I polyketide synthase, translating into MSLATVNRVLRALEQAEAKIVALEQRRDEPIAIVGLGCRLPRGNSPEAFWRALDAGIDAVSEIPESRWRLDASLRKARWAALLDDTDVMGFDAGFFGVSPREAAAIDPQQRLFLEVSVEALEDAGVPLESVRGSRTGVFVGMMTLDYQHLSMGSPIDKLDIYTSTGIGACFGSGRLSHILGFEGPSLSTDAACSSSLVALHLACQSLRARECDLAVAGGVNLMLSPWTMHLFVNMQALSPEGRCRTFDAGSNGFVRGEGCGAIVLKRLSDALRDGDSIRALVRGSAVNHNGRSSGLTAPSVLAQRALLQQALAASQVQPQDISYIEAHGIGTPLGDPIEIEALKAVVGAPRPDGSNCVIGSVKTNVGHLEAAAGIAGIIKTVLAFEHERIPPHLHLETLNPRIELQGSALAISGPGQAWPRGARPRRAGVSAFGLSGTNAHVVLEEAPAPAAGAVELAADGLPHVVVVTARSEASLRRLVARYAERLEAEPALPIRDVAYTTAMRRSHHPHRLAVVGRTSGELASSLRRWLDGVELPHLRTGRAAPSGAPLVFLYSGDAEAWRPLGRALDERSEAFHRALQQCQEAFSALGATVSLLDQLRASPPERPELSALALFALQVAVTAEWRACGVVPDRVLGDGIGELAAAHAAGILPLEAAAEVVWRRSEVLAQAGKPPPALLAEAAKALEPRLSALTPKDGHIPFFSAVTGQRETGETLGASHWARQLREPVRLGEALQQALGGEPGVVVQVHASAAPAALMKLTEPGSGQGRVRVASSLRPDAPGRQVMLEALAEVFVAGGAVAWSEGPHARGRLVRLPTYAWELERHWLEQTHGEPVAASAVRPDSAGAAEREAKERKASPLLVQRWQPRASSPGAQGEPSQSGGKWLLVGSDEPHSTRLSALLRAAGQNVTSWQWDGSDAAIEAALTMAFGEEDARGIVVCGGFGGSLPDKLSGAELQVQVERECRDVLQLAQRAAQRRWRRAAPRLWLITESSQRVVSNEAGGGAPAAALRGAALWGLGRTIGLEHPELRCTRLDIEKQSELEQVVAELLRDATDEELGLRGTSWYAGHLERPSQAPGHAHREPSQGRPFRLELDRAGILDQMKFRVAQVAPPGPGQVRVKVASAGLNFMDVMTAMGIYPGANTGGLEPIILGGECAGVIEAVGPGVETLSVGDQVVAVGRGCFGSFLTTDAAYVQRRPEGLDTILAGGVPIVFLTAWYALITLGRLQPKERVLIHSAASGVGLAAVQIAQWRGAEIYATAGTEEKRELLRQMGLTLVLDSRTQAFSAEILEATGGEGVDMVLNSLSGESIESSIATLASDGRFFEIGKTDIYSEDRALRLLPFRKRISYQAVDLLGLAQERKQRFAALFAEVMEAFASDVLRPLPTEVFAAASTLEAFRLMASGRHTGKLVVKAEGAEVEVEQSTAPVIDERASYLVTGGASALGLSLTEWLVEQGARHIVWLSHRGPAGVPTSEATRLEALRARGLELKVHLGDVSQEADVAAAVTAAEAMGPLRGVVHAANVDDTRASPQSGAAPSAVMMPKVAGAWNVHMATERAPLDFFVLCSSASALLGAPGLAWDAAANAFLDGLARHRRHRGQAALSVQWGPVSAEDGGATLAAGGVWNLAPHEAWQALRALLAAGTDNAGVIRFNARQLIEYHPHLASGTRFLPLLASGDEPIQAGDRALLARFAKASEAERIALIEQLIRQQLAQLLRTDLDRIEQDLPFKSLGIDSLMGLELRNRLEAALGISLSAALLWAYPDMRSLREYLLSRLIVSAPPVVEERGPAVPRDTADQSALMDLRQLSDEQKAARLEQELESLERLLQ; encoded by the coding sequence TCTCATATTCTTGGATTTGAAGGACCCTCTCTCTCCACCGACGCTGCCTGTTCGTCTTCTCTGGTCGCGCTTCATCTGGCTTGTCAGAGCTTGCGTGCTCGCGAATGTGATCTCGCTGTCGCAGGCGGCGTGAATCTGATGCTGTCGCCGTGGACGATGCACCTGTTCGTGAATATGCAGGCGCTCTCTCCCGAGGGACGCTGCCGCACGTTCGACGCGGGCTCCAATGGCTTCGTTCGAGGCGAGGGCTGCGGCGCCATCGTGCTCAAGCGTCTGTCGGACGCTCTGCGCGACGGTGACTCCATTCGGGCGCTGGTCCGCGGCTCGGCCGTCAACCACAACGGGCGCTCAAGCGGTCTGACGGCCCCCAGCGTCCTAGCGCAGCGAGCGCTGCTCCAGCAGGCGCTGGCGGCGTCACAAGTACAGCCCCAGGACATCAGCTACATCGAGGCACACGGTATCGGCACCCCGCTGGGAGATCCGATCGAAATCGAGGCCCTCAAGGCCGTGGTGGGTGCACCACGCCCCGATGGCTCGAACTGTGTGATTGGCTCGGTGAAGACCAACGTCGGTCATCTGGAGGCTGCCGCGGGGATCGCGGGGATCATCAAGACGGTGCTCGCTTTCGAGCACGAGCGCATTCCGCCGCATCTGCACCTCGAGACCTTGAACCCGCGGATCGAGCTACAGGGGTCGGCGCTGGCGATCTCCGGCCCTGGCCAAGCCTGGCCGCGAGGGGCCCGGCCAAGGCGAGCGGGGGTGAGCGCATTCGGCCTCAGCGGCACGAATGCGCACGTGGTGTTGGAGGAGGCCCCCGCCCCGGCCGCTGGGGCAGTGGAGCTTGCCGCCGATGGTCTGCCTCATGTCGTGGTGGTGACGGCACGCAGCGAAGCGAGCTTGCGACGCCTCGTTGCGCGATACGCGGAACGCCTGGAGGCGGAGCCCGCGCTGCCGATCCGAGACGTCGCTTACACGACGGCCATGCGGCGCAGCCATCACCCCCATCGGTTGGCGGTGGTGGGCAGGACCTCTGGCGAATTGGCCTCGAGCCTCCGGCGATGGCTCGATGGCGTCGAGCTCCCTCATCTGCGCACCGGACGCGCCGCTCCCAGTGGAGCACCGCTCGTATTTCTGTACTCGGGCGACGCGGAAGCGTGGCGCCCCCTGGGACGAGCCCTGGACGAACGTTCGGAGGCCTTTCACCGGGCCCTGCAACAATGCCAGGAGGCGTTCTCGGCACTGGGTGCCACGGTCTCATTGCTCGATCAGTTGCGGGCGTCCCCCCCGGAGCGGCCAGAGCTCTCAGCCCTGGCGCTGTTCGCACTTCAAGTGGCTGTGACAGCGGAGTGGCGGGCCTGCGGCGTGGTCCCGGATCGCGTGCTGGGGGACGGCATCGGCGAGCTGGCCGCAGCGCATGCGGCTGGCATTTTGCCGCTCGAAGCTGCGGCCGAGGTCGTCTGGCGCCGCAGCGAAGTCCTGGCTCAAGCCGGTAAGCCCCCCCCTGCCCTGCTCGCTGAAGCAGCCAAGGCACTGGAGCCAAGGCTATCAGCACTGACCCCGAAAGATGGGCACATCCCCTTCTTCTCGGCGGTGACCGGACAACGCGAAACGGGCGAGACCCTGGGCGCGTCGCACTGGGCACGCCAACTGCGCGAGCCAGTGCGGCTCGGAGAAGCATTGCAGCAAGCCCTGGGAGGCGAGCCTGGGGTGGTGGTGCAGGTCCATGCGTCCGCGGCACCGGCGGCCCTCATGAAGCTGACCGAGCCAGGCAGCGGCCAAGGCCGGGTTCGCGTCGCCTCCAGTCTGCGCCCAGATGCACCGGGGCGGCAGGTCATGCTCGAAGCACTGGCGGAGGTGTTCGTCGCCGGAGGCGCTGTGGCCTGGTCCGAAGGTCCCCATGCACGGGGGCGCCTGGTGCGCTTGCCGACTTATGCTTGGGAACTCGAGCGGCACTGGCTTGAGCAAACCCACGGTGAGCCGGTGGCCGCGTCGGCAGTTCGGCCGGACAGTGCTGGAGCCGCAGAGCGTGAAGCGAAAGAGCGCAAAGCCTCGCCGCTCCTCGTTCAGCGGTGGCAGCCGCGAGCGTCCAGTCCGGGGGCGCAGGGCGAACCTTCGCAGAGCGGTGGTAAGTGGTTGCTCGTGGGCTCCGACGAGCCGCACAGCACCCGGTTGTCGGCCCTGCTCCGCGCCGCCGGTCAAAACGTGACCTCCTGGCAGTGGGACGGCAGCGACGCAGCCATCGAGGCAGCGTTGACCATGGCTTTCGGCGAGGAGGACGCGCGCGGCATCGTGGTGTGCGGGGGCTTCGGAGGCTCACTGCCGGACAAGCTCTCGGGAGCGGAGTTGCAGGTGCAAGTGGAGCGGGAATGCAGGGATGTCCTGCAGCTTGCCCAGCGGGCGGCACAACGTCGGTGGCGGCGCGCAGCACCGCGGCTCTGGCTGATCACCGAATCATCGCAACGGGTCGTTTCAAACGAGGCGGGCGGCGGAGCACCGGCCGCAGCGCTGCGCGGTGCCGCGCTGTGGGGACTGGGCCGGACGATCGGCCTGGAGCACCCAGAGTTGCGCTGCACGCGCCTGGATATCGAGAAGCAGTCCGAGTTGGAGCAAGTGGTCGCGGAACTCTTGCGCGACGCAACGGACGAGGAACTGGGGCTGCGTGGCACATCATGGTACGCCGGGCACCTCGAGCGCCCGAGCCAAGCACCGGGCCATGCTCACCGCGAGCCATCGCAAGGTCGGCCTTTCCGGCTTGAACTCGATCGAGCCGGGATCCTTGATCAGATGAAGTTCCGCGTGGCGCAGGTGGCTCCTCCCGGTCCCGGGCAGGTACGCGTGAAGGTGGCCTCGGCGGGACTGAACTTCATGGACGTGATGACCGCCATGGGCATCTACCCCGGTGCCAACACCGGCGGGCTCGAGCCCATCATCCTGGGTGGGGAGTGCGCGGGAGTCATCGAGGCGGTCGGACCCGGGGTCGAGACCCTCTCGGTAGGCGATCAGGTCGTGGCGGTGGGCAGAGGATGCTTCGGCTCGTTCCTTACAACGGACGCCGCTTACGTCCAGCGACGGCCCGAGGGCCTGGACACGATCCTGGCCGGCGGGGTCCCGATTGTGTTCCTCACCGCCTGGTACGCGCTCATCACGCTCGGCCGTTTGCAGCCGAAGGAGCGCGTCCTCATCCACTCAGCGGCGTCGGGCGTCGGACTCGCCGCAGTGCAGATCGCGCAGTGGCGCGGTGCCGAAATCTATGCCACCGCTGGCACGGAGGAAAAACGGGAACTGCTGCGGCAGATGGGCCTCACCCTTGTCCTGGACTCGCGCACCCAGGCCTTCTCCGCCGAGATTCTCGAGGCCACCGGCGGCGAGGGCGTGGACATGGTGCTCAATTCCCTGTCGGGTGAGTCGATCGAATCGAGCATTGCCACCCTGGCGAGCGATGGCCGATTCTTCGAGATCGGCAAGACGGACATCTACAGCGAGGACCGCGCACTGCGCCTGCTGCCGTTCCGTAAACGGATCTCGTACCAAGCCGTGGACCTGCTGGGGCTGGCGCAGGAACGCAAGCAGCGCTTCGCGGCGCTGTTCGCCGAGGTGATGGAGGCGTTTGCCTCGGACGTCCTGCGCCCATTGCCCACCGAGGTGTTTGCCGCAGCCAGCACCCTCGAGGCGTTTCGCCTCATGGCATCGGGCCGACACACCGGCAAGCTGGTGGTGAAGGCGGAGGGGGCAGAGGTCGAAGTCGAACAATCAACGGCGCCGGTGATCGACGAACGGGCCAGCTACCTGGTGACCGGCGGCGCGAGTGCGCTGGGGCTGTCGCTGACCGAGTGGCTCGTCGAGCAGGGAGCTCGGCACATCGTGTGGTTGAGCCACCGCGGGCCGGCGGGCGTGCCCACCTCGGAGGCGACGCGCCTGGAAGCATTGCGCGCACGGGGCCTCGAATTGAAGGTCCACCTGGGCGACGTGAGCCAGGAAGCCGATGTTGCGGCAGCAGTGACCGCGGCCGAGGCCATGGGGCCCTTGCGCGGCGTGGTGCACGCGGCCAATGTGGATGACACCCGTGCAAGTCCACAAAGCGGTGCGGCGCCCAGCGCGGTGATGATGCCGAAGGTGGCGGGTGCATGGAATGTGCACATGGCGACCGAACGAGCGCCATTGGATTTCTTCGTGCTCTGCTCGTCGGCCTCGGCACTTCTCGGAGCACCGGGTTTGGCCTGGGACGCCGCCGCCAACGCCTTTTTGGATGGGCTGGCCCGCCATCGGCGGCACCGCGGACAAGCCGCGTTGAGCGTGCAGTGGGGACCGGTTTCCGCCGAAGACGGTGGCGCTACCCTCGCCGCAGGGGGAGTCTGGAACCTGGCTCCCCACGAAGCCTGGCAAGCGCTGCGCGCGCTGCTGGCGGCTGGTACCGACAACGCTGGTGTGATCCGCTTCAACGCCCGCCAGCTGATTGAGTATCACCCCCATCTGGCCAGCGGGACCCGCTTTCTGCCGCTGCTGGCCAGCGGTGACGAGCCCATTCAGGCAGGAGATCGCGCATTGCTCGCCCGCTTCGCCAAGGCGAGCGAAGCCGAGCGCATCGCACTGATCGAACAGCTGATCCGCCAACAACTGGCACAGCTGCTCCGCACGGACCTCGATCGCATCGAGCAGGATCTTCCTTTCAAGTCTCTGGGCATCGATTCGTTGATGGGGCTCGAGCTGCGCAATCGCCTCGAGGCGGCCCTGGGCATTTCGCTGTCGGCGGCGCTGCTCTGGGCCTATCCCGATATGCGCTCGCTGCGCGAGTACCTGCTCAGCAGATTGATCGTCAGCGCTCCGCCCGTAGTAGAGGAACGCGGACCGGCCGTTCCGCGCGACACGGCTGATCAGAGCGCCTTGATGGATCTGCGCCAGCTATCGGACGAACAGAAGGCAGCGCGCCTCGAGCAAGAGCTTGAGTCTCTCGAGCGCCTGCTGCAGTAA